The DNA sequence TCGCCGAGGAGTTCACCCGGGCCGGGGCCCCCGGCCTCGCGATCGGCCTGCACAACGACATCATCGGCCCCTACCTCACCGGCCTGGCCACCGACGAGCAGAAGCGCCGCTGGCTCCCCGGCTTCTGCTCCGGCGAGACCATCACGGCGATCGCGATGACCGAGCCCGGCGCCGGCTCCGACCTCCAGGCCATCCGCACCACCGCCGAGGACAGGGGCGACCACTGGCTGCTCAACGGCTCCAAGACCTTCATCTCCAACGGCATCCTCGCCGACCTGGTCGTCGTCGTCGCGAAGACCACCCCGGAGGGCGGGGCCAAGGGCCTGTCCCTCATCGTCGTCGAGCGCGGCGCCGAGGGCTTCGAGCGGGGCCGCAACCTCGACAAGATCGGCCAGAAGTCCCAGGACACCGCCGAACTGTTCTTCCACGACGTCCGCGTCCCCAAGGAGAACCTCCTCGGCGAACTCGACGGCGCGTTCGCCCACCTGATGACCAACCTGGCCCAGGAACGCATGGGCATAGCGGTCGCCGGGATCGCCGCCGCCGAACACCTGCTGGAGATCACCACCCAGTACGTCAAGGAGCGCGAGGCCTTCGGACGTCCGCTCTCCAAGCTCCAGCACATCCGCTTCGAGATCGCCGAGATGGCCACCGAGTGCGCCGTCACCCGGACCTTCCTCGACCGGTGCATCGTCGACCACTCCGACGGCGTCCTGGACGCCGTCCACGCCTCCATGGCCAAGTG is a window from the Streptomyces sp. MMBL 11-1 genome containing:
- a CDS encoding acyl-CoA dehydrogenase family protein, which codes for MQRQIFTEEHDAFRETVRAFLAKEVLPYYEQWEQDGIVSRDAWLAAGRAGLLGLAVPQEYGGGGSDDFRYSAVLAEEFTRAGAPGLAIGLHNDIIGPYLTGLATDEQKRRWLPGFCSGETITAIAMTEPGAGSDLQAIRTTAEDRGDHWLLNGSKTFISNGILADLVVVVAKTTPEGGAKGLSLIVVERGAEGFERGRNLDKIGQKSQDTAELFFHDVRVPKENLLGELDGAFAHLMTNLAQERMGIAVAGIAAAEHLLEITTQYVKEREAFGRPLSKLQHIRFEIAEMATECAVTRTFLDRCIVDHSDGVLDAVHASMAKWWATELQKRVADRCLQLHGGYGYMSEYKVAKAFTDGRVQTIYGGTTEIMKEIIGRSLLA